Genomic DNA from Deltaproteobacteria bacterium CG11_big_fil_rev_8_21_14_0_20_49_13:
GGAGCAGAGGATTTCCAGATAGGAATGAAGTATGGCATTCCCGTTCTTAACCCTGTCGATGCGGCGGGGAATTATACAAAAGAGGTGGCGATAACTTCTCTCGAGGGGATGAATATCTTCAAGGCTAACCCCGTAGTCGTGGACCTTTTAAGCAAGGAGGGGGCCCTCATCAAGAGCGAAGCGGTCTCTCACAGTTATCCCCATTGCTGGAGATGCAAACAGCCGCTTATCTTCCGGGCGACCGAACAGTGGTTCCTAAGTATCGACCATAACGGTCTTCGCAAGAGGGCTCTTTCCGAGATAGACGGCATCAAGTGGATACCGACGTGGGGTCACGACCGAATATATAACATGGTGGAGACACGTCCCGACTGGTGTCTGTCGCGCCAGCGCTACTGGGGCGTTCCTATCCCTGCGGTCGATTGCAAAAAATGCGGGGAAACGACCCTTGATCAAAAAATAATAGCAAAACTTCGCGACGAATCGCTCAAACATGGATGCGACATCTGGTTCGAATGGGACATAGAAAAATTCCTGCCGGAAGGTTTTAAGTGTCCTTGCGGCTCAAAAGAGTTCGTTAAGCACACCGACATCTTGGATGTCTGGTTCGATTCTTCGGTGAGTCAGCGCGCCGTTCTTGAAGAAGGTCACAAGTTAGGATGGCCATGCGACCTTTATTTTGAAGGCGTGGACCAGCATCGCGGGTGGTTTCAGGTATCTCTTTTGACATCAGTTGCGAACAGAGGCGCCGCGCCCTACAAGGCGGTCCTGACCCACGGGCTCATTTTGGATGAGCAACAAAAGAAGATGAGCAAATCCTTAGGGAACGTTGTGGCCACGGAAGAGGTGATCTCAAAATTCGGCGCCGACGTGCTAAGACTTCTCTTTGCATCCGTCGATTACACCAGCGATATAAGCTTCTCCAAAAAGATGCTCGAGCTCACCGGCGAGGCCTACAGAAAGATAAGGAACACTACCAAATATCTTTTGAGCAACGTGAGCGATTTTGATCCCGACAAGGACGCTGTGAAGGACGAACATCTGACAGAAATAGACAGGTGGGCGCTTCACAGACTGCAGATGCTGACGCAAAAGATTCGTTCGTGCTATGAGACATACGAGTTCCACATGGTCTATCATGCGCTGAACGAGTTCTGCACAGTTGCCATGAGCGCGTTCTATCTCGATATCTTAAAGGACAGGCTCTATTGCGAAAAGAAGGACGGCGTTTTAAGGCGTTCCGCTCAAACGGTCGTCTGGAAGATCCTAGATTCTATACTGAGGCTTACGGCTCCGGTACTGAGTTTTACCTCTGAAGAGGCTTGGGGATACGCCCCTAACTATAAGGGTAAGGCGGAGACTGCTGTTCTATCGACGCTCCCAAAGGTTGAAGAGAGATATCTGAATGAAGAACTTGCCGCAAGGTGGGAGGCGTTCATCAATATAAGGGGCGAGGCAACAAAGATCTTAGAGCGCGCAAGAAAAGATAAGATAATAGGCAATTCGCTCGAGGCCGCGCTTGTTTTCGAGTGTACAGACGACCTCAAAAAGTTCATAGAAAGTTTTGGTTCCGACCTCCCCGACCTTTTCATAGTTTCACAGGTGAAGTTCGGTAAGGTTTCGGGCGATTACACGCTGGCAAGCGAAGACATCGAAGGCCTCAAGGTGGGCGTTGTTAAATCGGGAGGCACTAAATGCTCAAGGTGCTGGAAATATGCCACCGATGTAGGCGCGGAGCCGGCCCATCCTGAGGCGTGTGGAAGATGTGCGGGGGTTGTGAGCGCTTAAGTGCGTAAGTTGATAGTTTGGGGGAATATGCAATTTAAATATAGATGTCTGGCAGTTATTGCGCCCCTGGTCTTCATTTTGGATCAGATCACGAAATATTTTGTCGTCGAAAAGATGCCTTTGGGCTCGTCCACCCCTGTGGTGAACGGTTATTTTGATATCGTTCATTATACAAATGCGGGGGCGGCCTTCGGATTCTTATCCAGCCTTTCCGCATCTTTGAGAACGCCGTTCTTTTATGCGGTCTCGGTCATAGCCCTTATTGTTATCATTATATATATGGTCAAATTGCCGGCGGCGGACAGGATCATGCCGGTAGCCCTTTCTCTGGTAGTGGGCGGAATATTTGGCAACGGTATCGACCGCGTCCGTTGCGGGCACGTAACAGACTTTTTATCGGTCCATATCGGTAGCAAGGCCCTTTGGGGCATTAACCTTGAATGGCCGGCATTCAATGTGGCCGATTCCGCGATAACCGTTGCAATGGCGCTTTTAATAATAAGTGCGTTTAGAAAACAGTGAGATTGTCATTCTGAGCGAAGCGAAGAATCTAGTGAATGCAATTATTTATATGCATTGGATCCTTCGCTGACGCTCACGATGACATTTGATTCGTATGAGGCCATTTCTCTTTCACATAGGCTCGGCCGGCGTTCCGGCATTCTTTTTCATGATAATGATAGCGGCTCTGGCCGCTACATGGGCGGCCCTGAAGTTCGCGAGGCGCGAGAAACTTTCCGAGATCGCTGTCTTAGACCTTGCCATTATAGCGATAATCGCCTCAATGATAGGCGCCAGACTTTTTCATGTTTTCATGGAGGCGCCCGACTACTACTGGGAAAAGCCGATACGTGTCCTCTTTTTCTGGCAGGGAGGATTTGTTTCTCTCGGCGCATTTATTGCCACCATATTTTCATGGTGGGCATATTTTAAGATCAAACGCCTGAACGCCCCTCAATATTTCGATCTGGCGGCAAATGTTGCCCCCATCATCATATTCTTTGTGAGGCTCGGTTGTTTTCTTAACGGTTGCTGTTACGGAAAACCTGCGACGCACTGGCCCTATGTCATATTCTCGAACCCCGCTTCCACCGCATTTGCCATGAATCACGGTAATATCCCATTATTTCCGACGCAGAACTATTTCATGCTCAATGCGATCGTTATGTTCTTCTTTCTCCTTCTGGTGAGGAAATACAGAAAATTCTATGGAGAGGTGGGCGCGGCCTTCCTCATGTATGAAGGGATTAGCCGTTTCTTCATTGAATTCATGCGCGGTGATGACGACAGGGGTATGTGGTTCGGCGGCATCCTTTCCACCGGCCAGATAGTCATGGCGCTCTTTTTCGGCGCCGGGATGTTAATGTGGCTCATGTGTAGAAAATTTAAGGTTAAGAACTAGAGATGCAGAGCGGCATTTCAAGATCAAAGATCATTTTTGAGGTCGGACTCACAACGGTCCTTCTTATTGTCTTCGCCCGCTTTCTCTACAGTTCCCAGAACGTCCCCTTTGTAGGTAAATATTATGCCACCATCTTTGCGGTATCATTCCTTTATGTGCCGGTCATGGTCCTTTGGCTCCGAAAAAGGCCCATAGATTTTCTGGATAACTCGTTCGGGATGTTCCTTAAGGGTGTCGTTTATTTTATCGTCACAGCTCTTATAGTATATCCGCCATATCTTCTATGCGCACATTTCTGGATGACGTGGGTATATGGCCACCAGAACTTTGTCATTGCCCCATTCCCCGATATCTGGAAAATAGCGGTCTTTCAGGTCCTTCTTGTGGCGCTTCCCGAAGAGTTCTTCTTCCGGGGATATATGCAGACGACGCTT
This window encodes:
- a CDS encoding isoleucine--tRNA ligase, producing the protein MDYKSTLNLPKTDFPMKADLANKEPVMVKKWDDEKLYHKLLDLHKKDKKFILHDGPPYANGHVHLGTALNKIIKDFVVKSRAMMGNYTPYVPGWDCHGMPIEHQVMKNLGPKAKETSLTDIRHKCREYANKFFAIQRDEFKRLGCLGEWENPYMTMSFQYESSILGALADLVKDGYVTRGLRPIHWCATCKTALAEAEVEYGDHSSPSIYVKFKLEGAKPFGDRAFFVIWTTTPWTIPANLAIAVHPDLEYVGLKVAGETLIVAEPLVEAVKTSWGISEAEVVKKISGKKLEGLETKHPLINRSSVIILADFVTTDTGTGCVHIAPGHGAEDFQIGMKYGIPVLNPVDAAGNYTKEVAITSLEGMNIFKANPVVVDLLSKEGALIKSEAVSHSYPHCWRCKQPLIFRATEQWFLSIDHNGLRKRALSEIDGIKWIPTWGHDRIYNMVETRPDWCLSRQRYWGVPIPAVDCKKCGETTLDQKIIAKLRDESLKHGCDIWFEWDIEKFLPEGFKCPCGSKEFVKHTDILDVWFDSSVSQRAVLEEGHKLGWPCDLYFEGVDQHRGWFQVSLLTSVANRGAAPYKAVLTHGLILDEQQKKMSKSLGNVVATEEVISKFGADVLRLLFASVDYTSDISFSKKMLELTGEAYRKIRNTTKYLLSNVSDFDPDKDAVKDEHLTEIDRWALHRLQMLTQKIRSCYETYEFHMVYHALNEFCTVAMSAFYLDILKDRLYCEKKDGVLRRSAQTVVWKILDSILRLTAPVLSFTSEEAWGYAPNYKGKAETAVLSTLPKVEERYLNEELAARWEAFINIRGEATKILERARKDKIIGNSLEAALVFECTDDLKKFIESFGSDLPDLFIVSQVKFGKVSGDYTLASEDIEGLKVGVVKSGGTKCSRCWKYATDVGAEPAHPEACGRCAGVVSA
- the lspA gene encoding signal peptidase II translates to MQFKYRCLAVIAPLVFILDQITKYFVVEKMPLGSSTPVVNGYFDIVHYTNAGAAFGFLSSLSASLRTPFFYAVSVIALIVIIIYMVKLPAADRIMPVALSLVVGGIFGNGIDRVRCGHVTDFLSVHIGSKALWGINLEWPAFNVADSAITVAMALLIISAFRKQ